A genomic stretch from Flavobacterium humidisoli includes:
- a CDS encoding tryptophan 2,3-dioxygenase family protein: MNPTDNSEALLKEIDLKFQAINQKTDVQLEGLLWAKPITYWDYIQTDALLNLQIQRTTLPDEMVFIMYHQVNELIFKMILWEIDQIADTEKIQVDFFSERLSRITRYFDMLTNSFSIMENGMEVDQYMKFRNTLTPASGFQSAQYRMIEFASTDVINLTDRRYKANFDENTDLETSFEHLYWQAAGKDYHTGEKSYLLNEFEKKYKEQFLRQMASFKTKNLWQKFIQLPIEDQQNTELIAAMRHYDKTVNITWVMQHLNTARKYILESGKGNGEATGGSDWQKYMHPKYQRRIFFPKLWTEEELSNWGNETEI, from the coding sequence ATGAACCCTACAGATAATTCTGAAGCACTTTTAAAAGAAATTGATCTTAAATTTCAAGCCATAAATCAAAAAACTGATGTTCAATTAGAAGGATTGCTTTGGGCCAAACCTATCACTTATTGGGATTACATTCAAACTGATGCCTTATTAAATTTACAAATTCAGCGCACCACGCTTCCTGACGAAATGGTTTTTATCATGTACCATCAGGTAAACGAATTGATTTTTAAAATGATTCTGTGGGAAATTGATCAGATTGCTGACACAGAAAAAATTCAAGTTGATTTTTTTAGCGAAAGACTATCAAGAATCACAAGATATTTTGACATGCTTACCAACTCTTTCAGTATTATGGAAAATGGTATGGAAGTAGATCAATACATGAAATTTAGAAACACGCTTACTCCTGCCAGCGGATTCCAGAGCGCTCAATATAGAATGATCGAATTTGCTTCGACTGATGTGATCAATTTGACAGACCGCAGATACAAAGCAAACTTTGACGAAAATACCGATTTAGAAACTAGCTTTGAACATCTTTATTGGCAAGCTGCCGGAAAAGATTATCATACTGGCGAAAAATCATATTTGCTAAATGAGTTTGAGAAAAAGTACAAAGAGCAGTTTTTAAGACAAATGGCTTCTTTTAAAACAAAAAACCTTTGGCAAAAATTCATTCAATTACCTATTGAAGACCAACAAAATACAGAACTAATTGCAGCAATGCGCCATTACGACAAAACGGTAAACATTACTTGGGTAATGCAACACCTTAATACGGCTAGAAAATACATTTTGGAAAGCGGAAAAGGTAACGGGGAAGCTACTGGAGGAAGTGATTGGCAAAAATATATGCACCCAAAATACCAAAGACGCATCTTTTTTCCTAAATTGTGGACCGAAGAAGAATTGTCCAATTGGGGAAATGAAACCGAAATTTAA
- a CDS encoding YicC/YloC family endoribonuclease → MIQSMTGFGKASLQLPTKKITVEVKSLNSKGLDLNVRMPSVYREMELGLRTLISTKLERGKIDFAIYVESTAEQTSTKVNVPVVKNYIAQLKEVNPDADETELMKMAVRMPDTLKTEREEIDENDWEQIQVIIDEALQNILNFRKDEGESLEKEFNLRIGNIRQFMNDTLALDPERVQAIKDRLQTAISELQVNVDENRFEQELIYYLEKLDITEEKVRLGNHLDYFIETLNGTEANGRKLGFITQEMGREINTMGSKSNHAQMQKLVVMMKDELEKIKEQVLNVL, encoded by the coding sequence ATGATACAATCTATGACAGGGTTTGGCAAAGCTTCTTTGCAATTGCCTACAAAAAAAATCACCGTTGAAGTAAAATCTCTAAACTCTAAAGGTTTAGATTTAAATGTAAGAATGCCATCGGTTTACCGTGAGATGGAACTTGGATTGCGAACTCTTATTTCGACTAAGTTGGAAAGAGGAAAAATTGATTTTGCAATCTATGTAGAAAGTACTGCAGAACAAACTTCAACTAAAGTAAATGTGCCTGTCGTAAAAAATTATATTGCGCAGTTAAAAGAAGTAAATCCAGATGCTGATGAAACTGAATTAATGAAAATGGCCGTTCGTATGCCTGACACATTAAAAACAGAACGTGAAGAAATTGACGAGAATGACTGGGAGCAGATTCAGGTTATTATTGATGAAGCACTTCAAAATATTTTAAACTTCCGTAAAGACGAAGGAGAATCTCTTGAAAAAGAATTCAATTTAAGAATTGGAAACATTCGTCAATTCATGAATGATACATTGGCACTTGATCCAGAACGCGTACAAGCAATTAAAGATCGTCTTCAGACTGCAATTTCAGAATTACAGGTAAATGTTGACGAAAACCGTTTTGAACAGGAATTAATTTATTATTTAGAGAAATTAGATATTACTGAAGAAAAAGTACGTTTAGGCAATCATTTAGATTACTTTATAGAAACTCTTAATGGAACCGAAGCTAATGGACGAAAACTTGGTTTCATTACTCAAGAAATGGGACGCGAAATCAATACAATGGGTTCTAAATCGAATCATGCACAAATGCAGAAATTGGTCGTGATGATGAAGGATGAACTAGAGAAGATTAAGGAGCAAGTATTGAATGTTCTTTAA
- the gmk gene encoding guanylate kinase, translating into MNKGKLIVFSAPSGSGKTTIVKHLLGKEDLNLEFSISAASRDPRGEEEHGKDYYFISLEQFKKHIKAEEFLEWEEVYRDNFYGTLKSEIERIWALGKNVIFDIDVAGGLRIKHKFPEETLAVFVKPPSVDELKRRLKQRSTESDDKINMRIAKASVELATAPQFDTIIKNYDLDTAKEEAYQLVKEFVNK; encoded by the coding sequence ATGAACAAAGGAAAATTAATTGTTTTCTCAGCTCCCTCAGGATCGGGAAAAACAACTATCGTAAAACATTTACTAGGGAAAGAAGATTTAAATCTAGAATTTTCGATCTCGGCCGCTTCACGTGATCCGCGCGGAGAAGAAGAGCATGGAAAAGATTATTATTTTATTTCGCTAGAGCAATTTAAAAAGCATATTAAAGCCGAAGAATTTTTGGAATGGGAAGAAGTTTACCGTGACAATTTCTACGGAACTTTAAAATCGGAAATTGAAAGAATCTGGGCTTTAGGAAAAAATGTAATCTTCGATATTGATGTTGCTGGCGGTCTGCGCATTAAACATAAATTTCCAGAAGAAACTTTAGCGGTTTTTGTAAAACCACCAAGTGTTGACGAATTAAAACGCAGATTAAAACAGCGTTCTACAGAAAGCGACGACAAAATTAATATGCGTATTGCTAAGGCATCGGTTGAATTGGCAACTGCTCCTCAATTTGATACCATTATTAAAAACTACGATTTAGATACTGCTAAAGAAGAAGCATATCAATTAGTGAAAGAATTCGTAAATAAGTAA
- a CDS encoding TonB-dependent receptor, protein MKKMKNWLLTGLFFMIVSTVFSQGKVTGKITDGTGGLPGANVVIKGSTTATSTDFDGKFTLTSTSSTGEIVISFLGYDNQTVKFNVSNGATTNLGTITLVSNSNELSEIVVKSSTVDIAKDRKTPVAVSTIKASEIQAKLGNQELPEMLKSTPSVYVTKSGGGFGDSRITIRGFSQNNVAVMVNGMPVNDMENGAVYWSNWAGLSDVTSFIQVQRGLGSSKLAIASVGGTMNYVTKASDLKQGGTVGTSFGNDNFFKSNVAYNTGKLDSGFSASVLYSHTQGDGYVDGTQFNGDNYYVALGYTTKNNKHDFQFTVTGAPQWHDQRSTFITIAQYQQYGSVSDPNIKYNSDWGYKDGQAFNMVRNYYHKPVVSLNYDFQINETSKLSTVGYVSFGRGGGSRGAGFIKGLNYANSAFRTANGLIDYDKIVAYNSGQTVNINGVASTRTTTGTSGEYRNTALTGNNTTNGISQISSVNSHNWYGAIVNFNKKFSDNLTWDLGIDVRGYKGLHYQNVNNLLGGDSFADNFDVNNPNRVLYGTYTTYPAWNVFKSTDKEEKINFNNDGDVRWYGGFTQLEYTSDKFTAFVQGALSQQGFKRVDYFKYLSSDPLSSTDYENILGGNVKGGVNYNINEHHNVFVNSGYYSKQPFFNAVYPNNASLVNGNLTNEKIFGIEAGYGLRTSKFTANVNLYRTSWKDRYQRQNDGAADNPGGYYDFAGITEIHSGIEIDATAKVLDKLTITGMLSLGDWKYDGTSTSNRYDSANNPVAGGTATTLYLDGVRVGDAAQTTAALGATYEILPRFTVDANYNYVDKLYAAISPGNFTKEDNRGALQLPSYGTADAGLSYKLLVGKNKSNSVGFRLNVNNLFDYTYIAEAKTNIFAADVPTVSTYKGIATTNQVYFGFGRTWNFALRYDF, encoded by the coding sequence ATGAAGAAAATGAAAAATTGGTTACTGACCGGACTATTCTTTATGATAGTTTCAACCGTATTTTCTCAAGGAAAAGTTACTGGTAAAATTACCGACGGAACAGGTGGATTACCAGGAGCAAATGTAGTGATCAAAGGATCTACTACAGCAACTTCAACAGATTTTGATGGTAAATTTACTCTTACTTCAACATCAAGCACAGGAGAGATTGTTATCTCTTTCTTAGGTTATGACAACCAAACTGTGAAATTTAATGTGTCAAATGGCGCAACTACAAATTTAGGAACTATTACTTTGGTTTCTAACTCAAACGAATTGAGCGAGATCGTAGTTAAAAGTAGCACAGTAGATATTGCAAAAGACAGAAAAACTCCTGTTGCAGTATCAACAATTAAAGCTTCTGAAATTCAGGCAAAACTAGGAAACCAAGAACTTCCTGAAATGTTAAAAAGCACTCCATCTGTTTATGTAACTAAATCTGGTGGTGGATTTGGAGATTCTAGAATCACGATTCGTGGATTTAGCCAAAACAACGTTGCAGTAATGGTTAACGGTATGCCAGTTAACGACATGGAAAACGGTGCTGTTTACTGGAGTAACTGGGCAGGTTTATCTGATGTTACTTCTTTCATTCAAGTACAAAGAGGTTTAGGTTCTTCAAAATTAGCTATTGCTTCTGTGGGAGGTACTATGAACTACGTAACTAAAGCTTCAGATTTAAAGCAAGGTGGTACTGTTGGTACTTCTTTTGGTAACGATAATTTCTTCAAATCTAACGTTGCTTACAACACAGGAAAATTAGACAGCGGATTCTCTGCTTCTGTTTTATACAGCCACACTCAAGGTGACGGATATGTAGATGGAACTCAATTTAACGGAGATAACTACTATGTAGCTCTTGGTTATACTACAAAAAATAACAAACACGATTTCCAATTTACAGTTACTGGTGCTCCCCAATGGCACGATCAAAGATCTACATTTATCACTATAGCACAATACCAACAATATGGTTCTGTGTCTGATCCGAACATTAAATATAACTCTGATTGGGGTTACAAAGATGGTCAAGCATTTAACATGGTAAGAAACTATTACCATAAGCCAGTTGTTTCATTGAACTATGATTTCCAAATTAACGAAACATCTAAATTATCTACTGTAGGTTACGTTTCTTTCGGACGTGGAGGAGGATCTAGAGGAGCTGGTTTCATCAAAGGATTAAACTATGCTAACAGTGCATTCAGAACTGCAAACGGTTTAATTGATTATGACAAAATCGTAGCTTACAACTCAGGTCAAACTGTAAACATCAACGGAGTTGCTTCTACTCGTACAACAACTGGTACAAGTGGTGAGTACAGAAACACTGCACTTACAGGAAACAATACTACAAATGGTATTTCTCAAATTTCATCTGTTAACTCTCACAACTGGTATGGTGCAATTGTTAACTTCAACAAAAAATTCTCAGACAATTTAACTTGGGATCTTGGAATTGACGTAAGAGGATACAAAGGTCTTCACTACCAAAACGTAAACAACTTATTAGGAGGAGATTCATTCGCTGATAATTTTGATGTGAATAATCCAAATAGAGTTTTATACGGAACATACACTACATACCCAGCTTGGAATGTATTCAAAAGCACTGACAAAGAAGAAAAAATCAACTTCAACAATGACGGTGACGTAAGATGGTATGGTGGATTTACTCAATTAGAGTATACTTCAGATAAATTTACTGCATTCGTACAAGGTGCGCTTTCTCAACAAGGATTCAAAAGAGTTGATTACTTCAAATACTTATCTTCTGATCCATTATCTAGTACAGATTACGAAAACATCTTAGGTGGTAACGTAAAAGGTGGTGTGAACTATAACATCAACGAACACCATAATGTTTTTGTTAACTCAGGATACTACTCAAAACAACCATTCTTTAATGCAGTTTACCCAAACAACGCATCTCTTGTAAATGGTAACTTGACAAACGAAAAAATCTTCGGTATTGAAGCTGGTTACGGATTACGTACAAGCAAATTCACTGCAAACGTAAACTTATACCGTACTTCTTGGAAAGACAGATACCAAAGACAAAATGACGGAGCTGCAGACAACCCTGGAGGTTACTATGACTTCGCTGGAATTACAGAGATCCACTCAGGTATCGAGATCGATGCTACTGCAAAAGTACTTGACAAACTTACTATTACAGGTATGCTATCTCTTGGAGATTGGAAATATGACGGAACAAGTACAAGTAACCGTTACGATTCAGCAAACAACCCTGTTGCTGGAGGAACTGCTACAACATTATACCTTGACGGTGTAAGAGTTGGTGATGCTGCTCAAACAACTGCTGCTTTAGGAGCAACTTACGAAATTTTACCTCGTTTTACTGTAGATGCAAACTACAACTATGTTGACAAATTGTATGCTGCTATCTCTCCAGGAAACTTTACTAAAGAAGATAACAGAGGAGCATTACAATTACCATCTTACGGTACTGCTGATGCTGGATTATCTTACAAATTGTTAGTTGGTAAAAACAAAAGCAACTCAGTAGGTTTCAGATTAAATGTAAACAACCTTTTTGATTACACTTACATTGCTGAAGCAAAAACAAATATATTTGCTGCTGATGTTCCTACTGTTTCAACTTACAAAGGTATTGCTACTACAAACCAAGTATACTTTGGTTTCGGTAGAACTTGGAACTTCGCATTACGTTACGATTTCTAA
- a CDS encoding peptidoglycan DD-metalloendopeptidase family protein — MKKAVVILIVLFSIFSCKKAEEKVEAKITKPTTKKIEFGFNYADFNVVNDTISKGDSFGSILQSQNIGDKKVHDIVEQVKDSFNVRSIRYGKPFTLLRAKNKTNNLEVFIYQPDALSYYVIDLRDSIAKAYKKIKPVTLKRKIIGGVLKSSLSETLGNESVETALASRITKVFSWSIDFFKLKKGDRYGLIFTERFINGKTYDGVEELEAAFFEYKGKIVYAFPFERDTTSGKIEYYDDEGKTLKNFFLKTPIKFSRITSRFTMNRFHPVQHTWKAHKGTDYAAPTGTPISTTASGVVETTGYTAGNGNFVKVKHNGTYSTQYLHMSKILVRRGQRVTQGQTIGLVGSTGLASGPHVCYRFWKNGVQVDALRLNLPTGESLTGNDRTRFMKQIEPLKRELDSIGNL; from the coding sequence TTGAAAAAAGCAGTCGTAATTTTAATTGTCTTGTTTTCTATTTTTTCATGTAAAAAAGCAGAAGAAAAAGTAGAAGCAAAAATTACTAAACCAACAACCAAAAAAATAGAATTCGGTTTTAATTACGCAGACTTTAATGTTGTTAATGATACTATTTCAAAAGGAGATTCTTTTGGCTCAATACTTCAAAGTCAAAATATTGGAGACAAAAAAGTACATGATATTGTTGAGCAGGTAAAAGATTCTTTCAATGTTAGAAGTATTCGTTACGGCAAACCCTTTACTTTGCTTCGCGCCAAAAACAAAACCAACAATCTGGAAGTTTTTATTTATCAGCCAGATGCGTTAAGTTATTATGTTATTGATTTAAGAGACAGCATTGCCAAAGCTTATAAAAAAATAAAACCTGTTACTTTAAAAAGAAAGATAATCGGCGGTGTTTTAAAAAGCTCATTATCTGAAACTTTAGGAAACGAAAGTGTAGAAACAGCATTGGCGAGTAGAATCACAAAAGTATTTTCTTGGTCTATTGACTTTTTTAAACTTAAAAAAGGAGATCGCTACGGGCTAATTTTCACGGAACGTTTTATAAACGGAAAGACATATGACGGCGTCGAAGAACTAGAAGCCGCCTTTTTTGAATATAAAGGTAAAATCGTTTACGCCTTTCCTTTTGAAAGAGATACGACTTCTGGAAAAATAGAATATTATGATGACGAGGGGAAAACACTTAAAAACTTCTTCTTAAAAACTCCAATCAAATTCAGCCGAATCACTTCTAGGTTCACAATGAATAGATTTCACCCAGTGCAGCACACTTGGAAAGCGCACAAAGGAACGGATTATGCCGCTCCGACTGGAACACCAATTTCAACAACCGCTTCTGGAGTTGTAGAAACTACTGGATACACAGCAGGAAACGGAAACTTTGTAAAAGTAAAACACAACGGAACCTATTCTACCCAATATTTACACATGTCTAAAATCTTGGTTCGCCGCGGGCAGCGCGTAACACAAGGACAGACAATTGGTTTGGTCGGCAGTACAGGTTTAGCTTCTGGCCCTCACGTTTGTTACCGTTTCTGGAAAAATGGCGTTCAAGTAGATGCACTTAGATTAAATCTTCCAACTGGGGAATCTTTGACAGGAAACGACAGGACTCGTTTCATGAAACAGATTGAGCCTTTGAAAAGAGAACTGGATAGTATTGGGAATCTATAA
- a CDS encoding DinB family protein, producing the protein MSSVFDVQKTIREILLKILDSHSLEQLNKVPDGFSNNIIWNIGHCISSQQVLVYKLSGLPTMVSEDFINKYRKGTKPEGDVSQAEVDEIRTLLSTTLEKTKNDFESGLFVDYHEYTTSIGFTLRHVQGALDFNNYHEGLHTGVIMALRKLV; encoded by the coding sequence ATGAGTTCAGTTTTTGATGTACAGAAAACTATTAGAGAAATTCTTTTAAAAATCTTAGATAGTCATTCGTTAGAGCAACTAAACAAAGTTCCAGATGGTTTTAGCAACAATATTATTTGGAATATAGGTCATTGTATTTCGTCGCAGCAGGTTTTGGTTTATAAATTATCGGGCCTTCCGACAATGGTTTCTGAAGATTTCATTAACAAATACAGAAAAGGAACCAAACCAGAAGGGGATGTTTCTCAAGCTGAAGTTGATGAGATTCGAACATTGCTTTCAACAACATTAGAAAAAACAAAAAATGATTTTGAAAGCGGACTTTTTGTTGATTACCATGAATATACTACAAGTATCGGTTTCACGCTTCGTCATGTTCAAGGAGCTTTAGATTTTAATAATTACCACGAAGGGCTTCATACTGGAGTTATAATGGCATTAAGAAAATTGGTTTAA
- a CDS encoding septal ring lytic transglycosylase RlpA family protein — translation MRNKKNILFATIALTLISGFTYVISQTKPTTEPKIIQDTVKNVKPAIIPLPDSVFTDKGLKLRPYKKNAHASYYADRFNGKRTANGSRFNNNNYTAAHKKLPFGTRVKVTNEANGKFVIVKITDRGPFVKTREIDLSKRAFMDITKHKGAGAMKVTIETIIE, via the coding sequence ATGAGAAATAAAAAGAACATTTTATTCGCCACAATCGCTTTAACCCTAATTAGCGGCTTTACGTATGTCATAAGCCAGACCAAACCTACAACAGAACCTAAAATCATTCAAGACACTGTTAAAAATGTAAAACCAGCTATTATCCCTTTGCCGGATTCTGTTTTTACTGACAAAGGTTTAAAACTAAGGCCATACAAGAAAAACGCTCATGCTTCCTACTACGCAGATCGTTTTAATGGAAAAAGAACCGCTAATGGAAGTAGATTTAACAACAACAACTATACTGCAGCTCACAAAAAACTTCCCTTTGGAACTAGAGTTAAAGTTACTAATGAAGCCAATGGCAAATTCGTTATCGTAAAAATTACAGACCGTGGACCTTTTGTAAAGACCCGCGAAATCGATTTGTCCAAAAGAGCTTTTATGGACATTACAAAACACAAAGGTGCCGGAGCTATGAAGGTTACCATTGAAACCATAATCGAATAA
- the nadD gene encoding nicotinate (nicotinamide) nucleotide adenylyltransferase, whose translation MKIGLYFGTYNPIHVGHLIIANHMAEFADLDQIWMVVTPHNPLKKKSTLLDDHQRLEMVFLATEDYPKIKPSDIEFKLPQPSYTVITLAHLQEKYPTHEFSLIMGEDNLKTLHKWKNYEVILENHDIYVYPRISDEPENVELKSHPKIHVIDAPIVEISSTFIRNSIKEGKNIQPLLPPKVWEYIDHNNFYKK comes from the coding sequence ATGAAAATAGGTCTTTATTTCGGGACATATAACCCAATTCATGTCGGGCATCTGATTATTGCCAATCATATGGCAGAATTTGCCGATTTAGATCAGATTTGGATGGTCGTTACACCTCATAATCCGTTGAAGAAGAAATCAACGCTTTTAGACGATCATCAGAGATTGGAAATGGTTTTTTTGGCAACAGAAGATTATCCGAAAATAAAACCATCAGACATCGAATTTAAATTACCTCAGCCGAGTTATACTGTAATCACACTGGCTCATTTACAGGAAAAATATCCAACCCATGAATTTTCATTGATTATGGGAGAAGACAATCTGAAAACGCTTCATAAATGGAAAAACTATGAAGTGATTCTGGAAAATCATGATATTTATGTATACCCGAGAATTTCTGATGAACCGGAAAACGTTGAATTAAAATCGCATCCCAAAATTCATGTGATTGATGCACCCATTGTAGAGATTTCTTCGACTTTTATTCGAAACAGCATTAAAGAAGGGAAAAATATTCAGCCGTTATTACCACCGAAAGTTTGGGAATATATTGATCATAATAATTTTTATAAGAAATAA
- a CDS encoding arsenate reductase family protein yields MNKIYYLASCDTCRKIIKSLPQNNLVFHDIKQDPITEAELEEMHKLAGSYEALFSKKAQLYKSMDLKNKSLTEADFKKYILEHYTFLSRPVFIINGKIYIGNSQKNVAEVINALT; encoded by the coding sequence ATGAATAAAATATACTATTTAGCGTCTTGCGATACGTGCAGAAAAATTATCAAAAGTTTACCTCAAAACAATTTGGTTTTTCATGATATTAAACAAGACCCAATTACAGAAGCCGAACTGGAAGAAATGCACAAACTTGCAGGGAGTTACGAAGCATTATTCAGTAAAAAAGCACAATTATACAAGTCAATGGATTTGAAAAACAAGTCTTTGACCGAAGCCGATTTTAAAAAATACATTTTAGAGCATTATACTTTCTTAAGCCGTCCGGTTTTTATTATTAACGGAAAAATTTACATTGGCAACAGCCAAAAAAATGTAGCCGAAGTTATAAATGCACTAACGTAA
- the pgi gene encoding glucose-6-phosphate isomerase codes for MALNTTNPTGTEAWKNLQNHYNAIHETTIQELFQQDSARVEKFNLQWNDFLVDYSKNNISQETVSLLLELANSIGLKDAIAQYFGGELINKTENRAVLHTALRAPESAVIKVDGENVIPEVYEVKNKIKNFTQEVISGERKGYTGKAFTDVVNIGIGGSDLGPVMAVEALQFYKNHLNLHFVSNVDGDHVNEVIKKLNPETTLFVIVSKTFTTQETLSNSETIKEWFLKSATQEDIAKHFAAVSTNIQKVTEFGINPDNVFPMWDWVGGRFSLWSAVGLSIALAIGFDNYNQLLVGANEMDEHFKSAEFDENIPVILALLSVWYNNFYGAESEALIPYTQYLSKLAPYLQQATMESNGKSVGRDGKPVNYQTGTIIWGEPGTNSQHAFFQLIHQGTKRIPTDFIGFVKPLYGNEDHHDKLMSNFFAQTEALMNGKTPSQVQAEFDKQGLAAEKASYLLPFKVFTGNKPTNTILIQKLTPKSLGSLIALYEHKIFVQGVIWNIFSFDQWGVELGKQLANSILDEINSKTVKNHDSSTSFLLKHFLKNK; via the coding sequence ATGGCTTTAAACACAACAAACCCAACTGGGACTGAAGCGTGGAAAAATCTGCAAAACCACTATAACGCAATTCACGAAACCACTATACAAGAATTGTTTCAACAAGATAGTGCCCGCGTTGAAAAATTCAACCTGCAATGGAATGACTTTTTAGTAGATTATTCTAAAAACAATATCAGTCAGGAAACTGTTTCTCTTTTATTAGAGCTGGCAAATTCAATTGGACTGAAAGATGCAATCGCACAATATTTTGGAGGAGAATTAATCAATAAAACGGAAAATCGTGCAGTTTTACATACAGCATTACGTGCTCCAGAATCGGCAGTTATTAAAGTTGACGGAGAAAATGTAATTCCTGAGGTTTACGAAGTAAAAAATAAAATCAAAAACTTTACTCAAGAAGTAATTTCTGGAGAAAGAAAAGGATATACTGGAAAAGCTTTTACTGATGTTGTCAATATCGGAATCGGTGGTTCTGACCTTGGTCCGGTTATGGCGGTTGAAGCTTTACAATTTTACAAAAATCATTTGAATCTTCATTTTGTTTCAAATGTAGACGGTGATCATGTTAATGAAGTCATCAAAAAATTAAATCCTGAAACTACTTTATTTGTAATTGTTTCTAAAACTTTTACAACTCAAGAAACACTTTCAAATTCAGAAACTATCAAAGAATGGTTTTTGAAATCGGCTACACAGGAAGATATTGCGAAACACTTTGCAGCGGTTTCTACTAATATTCAAAAAGTAACAGAGTTTGGAATTAATCCAGACAATGTTTTCCCAATGTGGGACTGGGTTGGAGGAAGATTTTCTCTTTGGAGCGCAGTTGGTTTAAGCATCGCTTTAGCAATTGGTTTTGATAACTACAACCAATTACTGGTTGGAGCAAATGAAATGGATGAGCATTTTAAATCTGCAGAATTTGACGAAAACATTCCGGTTATTTTGGCTTTATTAAGCGTTTGGTACAATAATTTTTATGGTGCCGAAAGCGAAGCTTTGATTCCGTACACACAATATTTATCAAAATTAGCTCCTTACTTGCAGCAAGCAACTATGGAAAGTAACGGAAAAAGTGTTGGCCGTGATGGCAAACCTGTTAATTACCAAACTGGAACAATTATCTGGGGAGAACCAGGAACAAATTCGCAGCACGCTTTCTTTCAATTGATTCACCAAGGAACAAAAAGAATTCCAACAGACTTTATCGGATTTGTAAAACCTCTTTATGGCAATGAAGATCACCACGATAAATTAATGTCAAATTTCTTTGCTCAAACAGAAGCTTTAATGAATGGCAAAACTCCATCTCAAGTTCAAGCAGAATTTGACAAACAAGGACTTGCTGCTGAAAAAGCGTCATACTTATTACCATTTAAAGTTTTTACAGGAAACAAACCCACTAATACAATTTTAATTCAAAAACTTACTCCAAAAAGCTTAGGATCTTTGATTGCATTGTACGAACACAAGATTTTTGTTCAAGGTGTTATCTGGAACATTTTTAGTTTTGATCAATGGGGAGTTGAATTAGGTAAGCAATTAGCAAATTCAATCTTAGATGAAATCAATTCTAAAACTGTTAAAAATCACGATAGCTCTACTTCATTTTTGTTAAAGCATTTCTTAAAAAACAAATAG
- a CDS encoding DUF3108 domain-containing protein, whose product MKKLILTILALTTLSFAPQKEDAFDTGEYFKFRIHYGIVNAGYATLEVKDATINNKKVYHSVGKGYTTGMSKFFFKVEDLYESYFDKETGKPYRYVRKIDEGGYTKNQEGFFNQAENRVLVKDYKRKSEKTILVSEDVQDIVSAFYFLRNHPNIDKLKSGEAITIDMFFDEEITKFKLKFVGRQDITTKFGTVSTMVFKPLVQTGRVFKEKESLTLWITDDVNKVPIRIKADLAVGSLKADLDDYKGLKSPLKVKK is encoded by the coding sequence ATGAAAAAGCTCATCCTCACTATATTAGCACTAACAACACTCTCATTTGCGCCTCAAAAAGAAGATGCCTTCGATACTGGAGAATATTTCAAATTTAGAATACATTACGGAATTGTAAATGCTGGCTATGCTACTCTTGAAGTTAAAGACGCCACGATAAACAACAAAAAGGTATACCACTCTGTTGGAAAAGGTTACACAACTGGAATGTCTAAATTTTTCTTTAAAGTAGAAGATTTATACGAAAGTTACTTTGACAAAGAAACAGGAAAACCCTATCGTTATGTTAGAAAAATTGACGAAGGTGGCTACACCAAAAATCAAGAAGGATTTTTCAATCAGGCAGAAAATAGAGTTTTAGTAAAAGACTATAAAAGAAAATCAGAAAAAACGATCCTAGTATCAGAAGATGTACAAGATATTGTATCGGCATTTTACTTTTTGAGAAACCATCCAAATATCGATAAACTTAAATCTGGTGAAGCTATTACAATCGACATGTTTTTTGATGAAGAAATCACAAAATTTAAGTTAAAATTTGTAGGCCGTCAAGATATTACGACTAAATTTGGAACCGTTTCTACTATGGTCTTTAAGCCATTGGTACAGACAGGAAGAGTATTTAAAGAAAAAGAGAGCTTAACACTCTGGATAACAGACGATGTAAACAAAGTTCCTATTAGAATTAAAGCAGATTTGGCCGTCGGATCGCTTAAGGCAGATCTTGATGATTATAAAGGATTAAAAAGTCCACTTAAAGTAAAAAAATAA